One Bacillota bacterium genomic region harbors:
- the nuoE gene encoding NADH-quinone oxidoreductase subunit NuoE has protein sequence MACEECTCFGQVTDEQKAKVQEIIQHYRGKPGVLIQVLHEAQQVVGYLPREIQAMVAAGLDIPLSEVYSVVTFYALFSLKPKGRHQISVCKGTACYVRGAEDILSRLEQDLGIRAKDTTSDGRYSMEVVRCMGACGLGPVVRVDDDIYARLKPDRLKEILAKYE, from the coding sequence ATGGCGTGCGAAGAGTGCACATGTTTCGGCCAGGTGACGGATGAGCAAAAGGCCAAGGTGCAGGAGATCATCCAGCACTACCGGGGAAAGCCCGGTGTGCTCATTCAGGTTCTCCATGAGGCGCAGCAGGTGGTGGGATATCTTCCTAGAGAGATCCAGGCGATGGTCGCCGCGGGGCTCGACATCCCATTGAGCGAGGTGTATAGCGTCGTCACGTTCTATGCGTTGTTCTCGCTCAAACCGAAGGGTCGCCACCAAATCAGCGTGTGCAAGGGCACCGCGTGCTACGTGAGGGGCGCAGAGGACATCTTGAGCAGACTCGAACAAGATCTGGGGATCCGCGCGAAGGACACGACCAGCGACGGGAGGTATTCCATGGAGGTCGTCCGATGCATGGGTGCGTGCGGCCTCGGCCCGGTTGTGAGGGTTGACGACGACATCTACGCGCGGCTCAAACCAGACAGACTGAAAGAGATCTTGGCCAAGTACGAGTGA